In Candidatus Binatia bacterium, the genomic window CGCGGCCGATCTTCGTGTGGCAGCGATCGGTGCACGAGATGTTCTTCAACACGAAGGCACTCGAGGAACTCGGCATGCGGGAGGACGAGTTCGCGGCGCACCCGCAGGCGGACTGGGAGGATGGGCATCTCTGGGAGGCGGGCGCACTCACGCTCGGAGCACCGGTCGTTCAGATCCTGGCGACCCCGATGCGCTACCTCGAGGGCCTCGGGATGATGACGGAGGTTCTTCATCGCGGCGGCCTCACGACGGTTGCGGAGCAGGGGTTTCCGCAGGTGAATGCACTCGCCGAGCGACTCGCGCTTCGTTTCGAGATGTGGAGGTCGGACGCGCCCTACCGTTTCGTCCTGGTCCCGAATGCGATGTTCCTCCTGCGCGAAGAAGGCAGCGCGGCCGCCGCGGAGGCCGCGGCGTCCGCACTTCTCGAATCGTCGACCGATTCGATCCGGGTGGTAAAGCACGCGAAGTACTACGCCGACGGCGCGATCTTCAGTCAGCTCATGCAGATGACCGAGCCTTACCTCGACGGCCACCATGGCGAGTGGATGATGACGCCGGCCGAGCAGGCGGAAGTTCTCAATACGTTCTGGCAAGCAGACTGGGATATTCACGTGCACGTGAACGGTGACGCCGGCCTGGATCTGGTGCTCGATCAAATAATGGGCCAGCAGGGGACCTATCCCGCGCCGGGCCGTCGCATCGTGATGGAGCACTACGGCTACGCGCGTGAGGACCAGCACGCCCGCGTGAAAGCTCTCGGCATCGACGTTTCCAACAACGCGTACTACCTCCACGAACTGGCCCCGATTTACGCCGAACACGGGCTCGGCCCGGAGCGCGCGGCGGACATTTCGCCGATGGGTGGGCTCGCCCGCGCCGGCGTTCCCATCTCGTTTCATTCGGACTTTCCGATGGCCCCCGCCGAGCCTCTGACACTCATGTGGGTTGCGGTGAATCGTATCGGGAGTGATGGCCGCGTTTGGGGAGAAGACCAGAAGCTGCCACTTGACCTCGCCCTTCGCGCGGTCACCCTGGAGGCCGCGCGGAGCCTCGGGCTGGAGGACGAGATCGGCTCGATCGAGGTCGGGAAGCGCGCTGACTTCACAGTGCTCGAGAGCGACCCGTACGAGGTCGAGCCGGAGGCTCTACGCGACATCGAGATCTGGGGCACGGTGCTGGGCGGCCGCGCCCACCCCATCGAGAACCGTTCGTAATCCCGAGCGTGCCCAAGTAGGGAGCGACCCTATGGACCTGGGGAACATGGTGACCGACCTCTTCCTCAGTGAGCTTGGATCCGAAGGTGGCGGGCTCGATGCGTCGACCGTTCAGTCCGCACTGGGGGCCGTTCTAGGCGGAGTCGACGGTCAGATCGATCTTCCGGCGCTCATCGAGAAGTTCTCCGGTGGGGATTTCGCGTCCCTCGCCCAGTCCTGGCGCGGTGAGGGCGGGGCGACGAACGCTTGATCGATCAGAACAGTTCGTCCGAGAACCTCCTGGAGTCGGTCGGAGGCGCGAGCGGGCTGTTCGACATGGTGTCCAAGCTGCTCAAGTAGATCGTCCTTTCGGCGGCGGCGCCTTGATCAACCGGCGGCAGCGTCTTCGGCGACTCGAGCGAAGCCCTCGCCACCGCGGTCGACCGTCGGTCGGAAGCGCGCCGTGCAGCCTTCGACGGTGAGACCAACCTGGCCGGGCGCGTTCAGGACCTTCACGATCTTCCCGTTTGCCGACAGCTTCACGCCCGCGGCCGTCTGCTCTACGCTGAGCACGTCGCGGCCGGGGGGCTGATCGATCTCGATGCGGTCGATCGATTGCCACTCGTCTCCGTGCCGCCGGACGACGCGGATGGTGCGATCGTCCCACAAGGTCATCATGTAGAAGTCTGCCGGAGCTCGATAACCGAAGACCAGCCCGCCCTTGAGGTAGCCCGAAACCGGCTGAAGCTCGACCTCGAGTCGGCGGGGCGTGTTCTTTAAGGTCGACATGGCGACCACTTCGCTCTCGCCCTCGATCCAGTCGCCGCGCTGCTGCCAGGAGTTCCACTGCCATTGCCACGGCTGCTCGTTGTCCTGGAGCCACGAGCGGAAGTCCCGAACGAGCGTCGTCCCGACTGCGCCGTAGACGGCACGAAACGCGTCGGCGGGGGGCTCGCGGCGCTCGAGACGTCTGCCCAGCTGACGGAAGCGTCCGAGGTCCTGGTTTGCGAGAAAGTGCACCAACGCCCAACTACCGGCTTGGCCCGCGCGCACGCGGTCGGTGAGAGCGGCCTCGAGATCCCAACCGAGCTCAACGAATCGTGCGCGGGCGCGCGCCGGGTAGTCCTCGACGGTAATCGCCGGGATCACGCCGACCTCGAGCTCGTGCCCGTCCCAATTCGCCATGGCCATGAACTCGGCGAGGCCCTCGGTGTACCAGAGCGCCGACGGGAACTCGTTGCCGGTCGCGACCAGGAAATGGAACTGATGTGTAGCCTCGTGGAGGATCAGCTGCCGCGTGTACGCGTCGGTTGGTTGGATCGAGAGCCAGACCTTCTCGAACGTCGGCCCGTAGAGGCCGCCTCCCCCTTCGAACGGCTGGCGGTCGCGCTGGAGAGCATCGAGGAACCGATCCTGAGTTGCGTAGATCTCAATCCGTAGCGGGTTGCTCGGCGCGTTGCCGAAGAACGTGGTGAGCTCGGCGTGTAGGGCCTCGAGCATCGCGCCGGTCTCGACGGGATCGAGGTCTCCTTCGACGTACAGACGGTAGTGCTCGGTCGCGAGATGGCGTCCTTCCGGCTCCGGAACGGCGAGCCCCGGATGAGCCCAGAGGAGGGCGGCAACAGCCAGGAGCAGGGGGAGGCGTGGGCGGGCGCGAACCATATCGGCCTTCCGGGATAGGGCCTCGCGTTCGATGTGGTCAATACGAAAGAGTGCAACTTCGCGGAGCCGATCGGGCTCTCTGGGGCGTCCTCTAAGGCACCTGCCTCGTTTGGGGCGGAAGGCTCATCGAAACGGCAAAGGGTGCTGATGTCTCATCGTGCATACGAGCCCGGACGCCCTCCACGCGGCGCCGCAGGACGCCACCGCCGAGGTGTCGCGACCTTTGTCGAACGACGCACGCGGCCGCTTCCGCGTGTCGGACTCGCCCCAGTTCCGAACGGTGGTCGAGCCAAAGGCAGTGGTTTCCAATCGTGGTTTGTTGGTCACAAGTCCTGTCGCAGAGAGTCGCAAGGCAGGTGCCGGGATCTTGGGTCAGCCGTCTGGCGCGATGTCACTTCTACTACGTCAATCAATTATGCCATAAGCCCCCGCGAAGTCCCTGCGCAGGTGGTCGCCATGGGCTGTTCCCGGGCGGGCCACATGGTAGGAAGCGCCGCATGAGCAAGCCAGCCGACGTGGGCCCCGTACGGGAGCGCCATCGATTCGATGAAGATGCCCTCACTTCCTACCTCCGAGCGAACGCCGACGGATTCGCCGGGGAGGTCCATGTCGGCCAATTCGCAGGCGGTCAGTCCAACCCCACGTTCCTGATCGAGTCGGGCGAGAAGCAGTACGTGCTGCGCAAGAAGCCCCTCGGCAAGCTTCTGCCGTCGGCCCACGCCGTCGATCGTGAATACAGGGTGATGAAGGCCCTGGCGGCGACCGACGTGCCGGTGCCGCGTATGGTCGTTCTGTGTGAAGATGAGTCA contains:
- a CDS encoding amidohydrolase, with product MRRILLVAGLFVLVALLVSQFRSTHGPDRIVVARKIITMDPVRPAATAAAVVDGRIAAVGSLAEVRAAVGDASLEIDHSLADKVLVPGFIDPHIHPTLAATILNLDIVSAMSWATPKGHTSPVRGREAFLDRLRELDRDREDGDWLLVWGYHAPYHGSLSRRDLDEISTTRPIFVWQRSVHEMFFNTKALEELGMREDEFAAHPQADWEDGHLWEAGALTLGAPVVQILATPMRYLEGLGMMTEVLHRGGLTTVAEQGFPQVNALAERLALRFEMWRSDAPYRFVLVPNAMFLLREEGSAAAAEAAASALLESSTDSIRVVKHAKYYADGAIFSQLMQMTEPYLDGHHGEWMMTPAEQAEVLNTFWQADWDIHVHVNGDAGLDLVLDQIMGQQGTYPAPGRRIVMEHYGYAREDQHARVKALGIDVSNNAYYLHELAPIYAEHGLGPERAADISPMGGLARAGVPISFHSDFPMAPAEPLTLMWVAVNRIGSDGRVWGEDQKLPLDLALRAVTLEAARSLGLEDEIGSIEVGKRADFTVLESDPYEVEPEALRDIEIWGTVLGGRAHPIENRS